From a region of the Tenggerimyces flavus genome:
- a CDS encoding VOC family protein produces the protein MALGALAQLHISVTDLPRAIAFYRDVLRIPFLFEVEGQPMAFFQSGDVRLYLGRPERAEFTSRVVAYFRVEDIEAEHERLVGLGVSFGDGGPHVVHRDGVNELWMTGFQDPDGNHLVLMAERTT, from the coding sequence ATGGCCCTAGGCGCATTGGCCCAGCTCCACATCAGCGTGACGGACCTGCCGCGCGCGATCGCGTTCTACCGGGACGTGCTGCGGATCCCGTTCCTGTTCGAGGTGGAGGGCCAACCGATGGCGTTCTTCCAGAGCGGCGACGTCCGGCTCTACCTCGGGCGGCCGGAGCGGGCGGAGTTCACCAGCCGCGTGGTGGCGTACTTCCGCGTCGAGGACATCGAGGCTGAGCACGAGCGGCTGGTCGGCCTCGGCGTCTCGTTCGGCGACGGCGGACCGCACGTGGTGCATCGCGACGGCGTGAACGAGCTGTGGATGACCGGCTTCCAGGACCCGGACGGCAACCACCTGGTGCTGATGGCCGAGCGAACGACCTAG
- a CDS encoding SDR family NAD(P)-dependent oxidoreductase: protein MTGRVAGKVVLVTGGAGGIGEATARLFWEEGASVALVDVDQAAAEQAAAGIGTERVLALGAALDEEAEARRVVEATVERFGRLDVLANVAGVRVYGPITEADGDSWDRILRGNLLQLAHCSKYAVPEMAKNGGGNIVNVSSANAIRGRGGMPQYDATKAGVLALTRSMAHDHAADNVRVNAVCPGPTLTEFHVRRRVEATGESAEQARAFLAAQTPTLLGRQADPREIAYSILFLGGDESSYITGATLMVDGGLTA from the coding sequence ATGACTGGACGCGTAGCAGGCAAGGTCGTACTCGTCACCGGCGGTGCGGGCGGCATCGGGGAGGCGACCGCGCGGCTGTTCTGGGAGGAAGGCGCGTCGGTCGCTCTCGTCGACGTGGATCAAGCGGCTGCCGAGCAGGCAGCCGCCGGGATCGGTACCGAACGGGTCCTTGCCCTCGGCGCGGCCCTGGACGAGGAGGCGGAGGCGCGACGGGTCGTCGAGGCGACCGTCGAACGGTTCGGCCGGCTCGACGTGCTCGCGAACGTCGCCGGCGTCCGCGTGTACGGGCCGATCACCGAAGCCGACGGCGACAGCTGGGATCGCATCCTGCGCGGCAACCTGCTGCAGCTCGCGCACTGCTCGAAGTACGCCGTGCCGGAGATGGCGAAGAACGGCGGCGGCAACATCGTGAACGTGTCGTCGGCGAATGCGATCCGCGGCCGCGGCGGGATGCCGCAGTACGACGCGACGAAGGCCGGAGTGCTCGCGCTCACCCGTTCGATGGCGCACGACCACGCGGCGGACAACGTACGGGTGAACGCGGTCTGCCCGGGGCCGACGCTCACCGAGTTCCACGTCCGGCGACGGGTCGAGGCGACGGGTGAGTCAGCGGAGCAGGCCCGCGCGTTCCTCGCCGCGCAGACGCCCACGCTGTTGGGACGGCAGGCCGATCCGCGCGAGATCGCGTACTCGATCCTGTTTCTCGGAGGTGACGAGTCCTCGTACATCACCGGTGCGACACTCATGGTCGACGGCGGACTGACAGCCTGA
- a CDS encoding class I SAM-dependent methyltransferase, with amino-acid sequence MDGPETGDAFGALLQAGLQDRAATGVIERDDGLVTPHAAAGYFTAVDEWPALERTACERASGRVLDLGSGAGRHALHLQKRGVDVVALDPSPGACAVARAQGVRDVREAGIEDVAKLGERFDTFLLLGNNLGLLGSREAAPRLLAGLAASAAPGARILGANLDPSGSPDADHAAYQQCNKDAGRLAGQLRLRVRYRRLADAWFDYLLCSPAELGELVAESPWQLAHVEEDGAGYLAELRMRDRSTT; translated from the coding sequence ATGGACGGACCCGAGACCGGCGACGCGTTCGGCGCGTTGCTGCAGGCTGGGTTGCAGGATCGCGCCGCGACCGGGGTGATCGAACGCGACGACGGGCTGGTCACCCCGCATGCCGCGGCCGGCTACTTCACCGCGGTCGACGAGTGGCCTGCCCTCGAGCGAACGGCCTGCGAACGCGCTTCGGGTCGGGTGCTCGACCTCGGTTCCGGCGCGGGGCGGCACGCGCTCCACCTGCAGAAGCGCGGAGTGGACGTCGTCGCGCTCGACCCGTCGCCGGGCGCGTGCGCGGTGGCGCGTGCCCAAGGCGTGCGGGACGTGCGCGAGGCGGGCATCGAGGACGTGGCGAAGCTGGGCGAACGGTTCGACACGTTCCTCCTGCTGGGCAACAACCTCGGGCTGCTCGGCTCCCGCGAGGCAGCGCCGCGGTTGCTCGCCGGCCTCGCCGCGTCGGCCGCGCCGGGCGCGCGGATCCTCGGCGCCAACCTCGATCCGTCGGGCTCGCCGGACGCCGATCACGCCGCCTACCAGCAGTGCAACAAGGACGCCGGCCGGCTTGCCGGGCAGCTGCGGCTCCGTGTTCGGTACCGGCGTTTGGCCGACGCCTGGTTCGACTATCTGCTCTGTTCGCCGGCCGAGCTCGGCGAGCTCGTCGCGGAGTCGCCGTGGCAGCTGGCGCACGTTGAGGAGGACGGCGCGGGCTATCTCGCGGAGCTGCGGATGCGGGACCGCTCGACGACCTAG